The following proteins are co-located in the Rhodococcus opacus B4 genome:
- a CDS encoding rhodanese-related sulfurtransferase has translation MAVPKIVLFYVFTPLADPEAIRLWQYTLAEAHDLTGRILVSEHGINATVGGDIRDVKRYVKGTRSYAPFKDADIKWSDGLGNDFPRLSVKVRPEIVTFGAPGELKVDADGVVGGGTHLAPEEVHRLVEGRGDDVVFFDGRNGFEAEIGRFRDAVVPDVSTTRDFVHELDSGKYDHLKDKAVVTYCTGGVRCEVLSSLMRSRGFGEVYQLDGGIVRYGEAFGDTGLWEGSLYVFDKRMTIEFSDQAKTLGRCTRCGGPTSRYENLPDDRGRELVLVCAGCTENRAG, from the coding sequence GTGGCTGTCCCGAAAATCGTGCTGTTCTACGTGTTCACTCCGCTCGCCGACCCGGAGGCGATCCGGCTGTGGCAGTACACGCTCGCCGAGGCACACGACCTGACCGGACGGATCCTCGTCTCCGAGCACGGCATCAACGCGACCGTCGGCGGCGACATCCGCGACGTCAAGCGGTACGTGAAGGGCACACGCAGCTATGCGCCGTTCAAGGACGCCGACATCAAGTGGTCGGACGGGCTGGGGAACGACTTCCCGCGGCTCAGCGTCAAGGTGCGGCCGGAGATCGTGACGTTCGGTGCGCCGGGGGAGCTGAAGGTGGACGCGGACGGCGTCGTCGGCGGCGGCACCCACCTGGCGCCGGAAGAGGTGCACCGGCTGGTCGAGGGCCGCGGCGACGACGTCGTCTTCTTCGACGGGCGCAACGGTTTCGAGGCCGAGATCGGCCGATTCCGGGATGCCGTCGTGCCGGACGTGTCCACCACCCGCGACTTCGTGCACGAACTCGACAGCGGCAAGTACGACCATCTCAAGGACAAGGCCGTCGTCACCTACTGCACCGGGGGAGTGCGGTGCGAGGTCCTGTCCTCGCTGATGCGCTCGCGCGGATTCGGTGAGGTCTACCAACTCGACGGCGGCATCGTCCGCTACGGCGAGGCGTTCGGTGACACGGGTCTGTGGGAGGGGTCGCTGTACGTCTTCGACAAGCGGATGACCATCGAGTTCAGCGATCAGGCCAAGACCCTGGGACGTTGCACCCGATGTGGCGGTCCGACGTCCCGGTACGAGAATCTGCCGGACGACCGGGGCCGCGAACTCGTGCTCGTGTGCGCCGGCTGCACCGAGAACCGGGCGGGCTGA
- a CDS encoding Rieske (2Fe-2S) protein encodes MTALIEGPTEFAVGPVSDLTPGEGRTYVVQDRQVAVFLLSDGTVRAMDAVCPHRGGPLADGQIDASGVMCPLHQYAFAFDTGACGSEGVGSVRTYPASVREGSVVVHV; translated from the coding sequence ATGACCGCCCTCATCGAGGGTCCCACCGAGTTCGCGGTGGGGCCGGTCAGCGACCTGACTCCGGGCGAGGGCCGGACGTACGTCGTGCAGGACCGGCAGGTGGCCGTATTCCTGCTGTCGGACGGCACCGTTCGGGCGATGGACGCGGTGTGCCCGCACAGGGGCGGCCCCCTCGCGGACGGGCAGATCGACGCCTCCGGCGTGATGTGCCCGCTCCACCAGTACGCGTTCGCCTTCGACACGGGCGCCTGCGGATCCGAGGGTGTGGGCTCGGTCCGCACGTACCCGGCATCGGTCCGCGAGGGGTCGGTCGTCGTGCACGTGTGA
- a CDS encoding acyltransferase family protein, with protein MSTVASPEGRRRSGNHSQAGDRAAGTVFRTDIEGLRAVAVLAVVLFHAGVPGIDGGFAGVDVFFVVSGFLITGLLWRDVAADGRVGLAEFYGARARRLLPAGCVVLVATAIGAALLLPPLQARAVLGDGIASALYVGNYRLALHGTDYLAADTPPSPFQHYWSLGAEEQFYLLWPALIIGVAWLVRRRTRRLDPDRAPSTTPYLVVLTVVAAVSFAVSLDWTRTLPPWAFFSLPSRAWELAAGGLVALSVRHWRRLPPVLAAVAGWVGLALIVLACLRLGEKTPYPGTAALLPVLGTVLVIGAGCAAPRRGVGRGLSLPPMRAVGRVSYSWYLWHWPVLLLAPIVLGRSLDLTDRLAMVMVAVGLAGLTLTLVENPVRFSAPLRRSAPRSLVLGGAVTAVAVCAALVLLVARPVPVGHGAAAASLTVSAPAESTTPAIDPRDAAVTDMTAQVQAAVEEAAGLQAVPSNLSPPLADAPADKPAVFVNGCVRSWLEVGQDECASGDVTSATTVALVGDSHAAMWAPAFEAAAEQHHWRLETMGKVTCPLLDLPLTSPYLGREYSECEQWRGEILERLRAERPRLVVLSMSRRYGADFGFSVYGRPWLDSLTGLVTQLRATGAAVLVLGPVPDPQSTVPTCLSAHLDDARACSPPRPVAVNDAGVAAEASATAAGGGRYADLTALFCTAERCPVVVGNDLVYRDDNHLTLEHAQALSPVIAALADRALAQG; from the coding sequence GTGAGTACCGTCGCCAGTCCGGAAGGACGGCGCCGATCCGGAAACCATTCTCAGGCGGGTGACCGGGCCGCGGGAACCGTGTTCCGTACGGACATCGAGGGTCTGCGGGCCGTGGCAGTGCTGGCCGTGGTTCTCTTTCACGCGGGTGTGCCCGGGATCGACGGCGGATTCGCCGGTGTCGACGTCTTCTTCGTCGTCTCGGGGTTCCTCATCACCGGGCTGCTGTGGCGGGACGTGGCGGCCGACGGCCGCGTGGGGCTGGCCGAGTTCTACGGTGCGCGTGCCCGGCGACTGCTGCCTGCCGGGTGCGTCGTGCTGGTGGCCACCGCGATCGGCGCCGCCCTGCTCCTTCCCCCGCTGCAGGCCCGCGCGGTCCTCGGCGACGGGATCGCCAGCGCGCTCTACGTCGGCAACTACCGGCTGGCGCTGCACGGCACCGACTATCTGGCCGCCGACACGCCTCCGTCACCGTTCCAGCACTACTGGTCGCTCGGCGCCGAAGAGCAGTTCTATCTGCTGTGGCCTGCGCTGATCATCGGGGTCGCCTGGCTCGTGCGGCGCAGAACACGACGTCTCGACCCGGACCGCGCGCCGTCGACGACCCCGTATCTGGTGGTCCTCACCGTGGTCGCGGCGGTGTCGTTCGCGGTCTCGCTCGACTGGACCCGCACGCTGCCACCGTGGGCGTTCTTCTCGCTGCCCTCCCGCGCCTGGGAGCTGGCCGCGGGCGGGTTGGTCGCGCTGTCCGTTCGGCACTGGCGGCGGCTGCCGCCGGTGCTCGCTGCGGTCGCCGGATGGGTGGGTCTCGCACTGATCGTCCTCGCCTGTCTTCGGCTGGGCGAGAAGACGCCCTACCCCGGCACCGCTGCGCTGCTGCCCGTTCTCGGCACGGTGCTGGTGATCGGGGCGGGCTGTGCCGCACCGCGACGGGGAGTCGGCCGGGGCCTGTCCCTTCCACCGATGCGGGCGGTCGGGCGGGTGTCCTATTCCTGGTATCTCTGGCACTGGCCGGTGCTGCTGCTCGCGCCGATCGTGCTCGGCCGCTCCCTCGACCTGACCGATCGGCTGGCGATGGTCATGGTGGCCGTGGGTCTGGCCGGACTGACACTCACCCTGGTCGAGAACCCGGTCCGCTTCTCGGCTCCGCTGCGTCGCTCGGCCCCCCGCAGCCTCGTCCTCGGCGGAGCCGTCACCGCCGTCGCCGTCTGTGCGGCACTGGTCCTGCTGGTGGCGCGGCCGGTGCCGGTCGGACACGGCGCCGCGGCCGCGTCCCTCACCGTGTCCGCGCCGGCCGAATCGACCACTCCCGCAATCGATCCGCGTGACGCGGCGGTGACCGACATGACGGCACAGGTGCAGGCGGCGGTCGAGGAAGCCGCCGGGCTGCAGGCGGTCCCGTCGAACCTGTCGCCGCCGCTCGCCGACGCGCCGGCAGACAAGCCTGCGGTGTTCGTCAACGGCTGCGTGCGGTCGTGGCTCGAGGTGGGACAGGACGAGTGCGCGTCGGGAGACGTGACGTCCGCGACGACGGTGGCGCTGGTCGGGGATTCGCACGCCGCGATGTGGGCCCCGGCGTTCGAAGCGGCCGCCGAGCAGCATCATTGGCGGCTGGAGACGATGGGCAAGGTCACCTGCCCACTCCTCGACCTCCCCCTCACCAGCCCCTACCTCGGGCGGGAATACAGCGAGTGCGAGCAGTGGCGCGGCGAGATCCTGGAGCGGCTACGCGCCGAGCGGCCTCGGTTGGTCGTGCTGAGCATGTCCCGGCGGTACGGCGCCGATTTCGGTTTCAGCGTGTACGGCAGGCCCTGGCTCGACAGCCTGACCGGGCTGGTCACCCAACTCCGGGCCACGGGTGCTGCCGTCCTCGTCCTCGGGCCCGTTCCGGATCCGCAGTCGACCGTCCCGACGTGCCTGTCCGCGCACCTCGACGACGCGAGAGCCTGCTCGCCGCCGCGGCCGGTCGCGGTGAACGACGCCGGGGTCGCGGCCGAGGCGTCCGCCACCGCGGCAGGCGGAGGGCGGTACGCAGATCTCACCGCACTGTTCTGCACCGCCGAGCGCTGCCCGGTCGTCGTCGGCAACGACCTCGTGTACCGCGACGACAACCACCTGACGCTCGAACACGCGCAGGCACTCTCGCCCGTGATCGCCGCGCTGGCCGACCGCGCACTCGCGCAGGGCTGA
- a CDS encoding HAD family hydrolase, with protein sequence MSEAFDGLAGVLWDMDGTLLDSERMWDVAVRELSLHLGGPMTEETRLKTIGASSANALGVIFDALGLDRDPAALADAKEWMFTRVEELFGDGIPWRPGAHDALRTARAHGLRSALVTNTERRLTERALETLGRHHFDHSVCGDEVPAGKPHPDPYLRGAELLGLHPSQCLAVEDSPTGAASAQAAGCVVLVVPCEIPVADGPGRVFRDSLEGLTGSDLAEAWAQPSGVRL encoded by the coding sequence ATGTCTGAGGCATTCGACGGTCTCGCAGGCGTGCTGTGGGACATGGACGGAACGCTGCTCGATTCCGAGAGGATGTGGGACGTCGCGGTCCGCGAGTTGTCGCTGCACCTGGGCGGGCCGATGACCGAGGAGACCCGGCTGAAGACGATCGGTGCGTCCAGCGCCAATGCACTCGGTGTCATCTTCGACGCCCTCGGACTCGACCGGGATCCGGCGGCGCTCGCCGACGCCAAGGAATGGATGTTCACCCGCGTCGAGGAACTGTTCGGCGACGGCATCCCGTGGCGGCCGGGCGCCCACGACGCACTGCGGACCGCCCGGGCCCACGGCCTGAGGTCGGCGCTGGTGACCAACACCGAGCGGCGCCTCACCGAGCGGGCACTCGAGACGCTCGGCAGGCACCACTTCGACCACTCGGTGTGCGGCGACGAGGTGCCGGCAGGTAAACCGCATCCCGACCCGTACCTGCGGGGCGCCGAACTGCTCGGGCTGCATCCGTCGCAGTGTCTCGCCGTCGAGGACTCGCCCACCGGCGCGGCGTCCGCGCAGGCCGCGGGCTGCGTCGTCCTGGTCGTCCCGTGCGAGATCCCGGTGGCCGACGGCCCGGGGCGGGTGTTCCGGGACAGTCTCGAGGGTCTGACGGGTTCCGATCTGGCCGAGGCCTGGGCACAGCCGAGCGGTGTGCGTCTCTAG
- a CDS encoding PAC2 family protein encodes MSSSEFPVTPAGPDDDTPDTADDGATDSGVPVLRDPVLVAAFEGWNDAGDAASGAVEHLELTWDAQPLAELDSEEYYDYQVNRPTVRQVDGVTREIVWPATRLSVCSPPGSDRDVVLLRGIEPNMRWRSFCEDLLELIDQLQINTVVILGALLADTPHTRPVPVTGSAYSSEAAERFKIEQTRYEGPTGITGVLQDACVRAGVPAVSFWAAVPHYVSQPPNPKATVALLQRVEDVLDIEVPLGELPSQADDWQEAVTEMTADDEEIGDYVRSLEERGDAETDISEAISKIDGDALAAEFERYLRRRGPGSFGL; translated from the coding sequence GTGAGTTCCAGTGAGTTCCCCGTCACGCCTGCGGGCCCCGACGACGACACCCCCGACACCGCGGACGACGGTGCCACCGACAGCGGCGTGCCCGTACTTCGTGACCCCGTTCTCGTCGCCGCCTTCGAGGGCTGGAACGACGCCGGCGACGCCGCGAGCGGAGCCGTCGAGCACCTCGAACTGACGTGGGACGCCCAGCCGCTGGCCGAGCTGGACTCCGAGGAGTACTACGACTACCAGGTCAACCGCCCCACGGTCCGGCAGGTCGACGGCGTCACCCGGGAGATCGTGTGGCCGGCCACCCGCCTGTCGGTGTGCTCGCCCCCGGGCAGCGACCGCGACGTGGTGCTGCTGCGCGGTATCGAACCGAACATGCGCTGGCGCAGCTTCTGCGAGGACCTCCTCGAGCTGATCGATCAACTGCAGATCAACACCGTGGTGATCCTCGGGGCGCTGCTCGCGGACACCCCGCACACGCGGCCGGTCCCGGTGACGGGCAGCGCGTACAGCAGCGAGGCCGCCGAACGGTTCAAGATCGAGCAGACCCGGTACGAGGGACCGACGGGGATCACCGGGGTGCTGCAGGACGCGTGCGTCCGGGCCGGAGTGCCCGCCGTGTCGTTCTGGGCGGCCGTGCCCCATTACGTGTCCCAGCCGCCGAACCCCAAGGCGACGGTGGCGTTGCTGCAGCGCGTCGAGGACGTCCTGGACATCGAGGTGCCGCTCGGGGAACTCCCGTCGCAGGCCGACGACTGGCAGGAAGCCGTCACCGAGATGACCGCGGACGACGAGGAAATCGGCGACTACGTCCGCTCCCTCGAGGAGCGGGGCGACGCCGAGACCGACATCTCCGAGGCCATCTCGAAGATCGACGGTGATGCGCTCGCGGCCGAGTTCGAGCGGTATCTGCGCAGGCGTGGGCCCGGCAGCTTCGGGCTGTGA
- the metH gene encoding methionine synthase, with amino-acid sequence MSAPFHSALLDALNQRVVIGDGAMGTMLQAADLTLDDFLGLEGCNEILNDTRPDVLKEIHRAYFEAGADAVETNTFGCNLPNLADYDISDRIRELAEKGTRLAREVADEMGPGRDGMGRFVLGSMGPGTKLPTLGHAPFAILRDAYAEAAMGMIDGGADAILVETCQDLLQVKAAILGSQRAMETLGSRLPIITHVTVETTGTMLLGSEIGAALTALEPLGIDMIGLNCATGPAEMSEHLRHLSKYSSLPVSVMPNAGLPQLGPNGAEYPLTAEELAEALSGFVTEFGLGLVGGCCGTTPEHIRQVADAVRLVEKAARNPVHESGTSSLYTAVPFEQDASILMIGERTNSNGSKAFREAMIAEDYQKCLDIAKDQTRDGAHMLDLNVDYVGRDGAADMAALASRFATSSTLPIMLDSTEPAVLQAGLEHLGGRCAVNSVNYEDGDGPDSRFQKIMRLVKEHGAAVVALTIDEEGQARTAEHKVRIAERLLEDITVNWGLDESDIIIDALTFPISTGQEEVRRDGIETIEAIRELKKRHPRVHFTLGVSNISFGLNPAARQVLNSVFLHECTEAGLDTAIVHASKILPMARIPDEQRETALDLVYDRRREGYDPLQKLMELFEGVSAASARESRAQELAALPLFERLERRIVDGERNGLDDDLTAAMEEKPPLAIINETLLSGMKTVGELFGSGQMQLPFVLQSAEVMKAAVAYLEPHMEATDEDGKGRIVIATVKGDVHDIGKNLVDIILSNNGYDVVNLGIKQPIATILDAAIEQKADVIGMSGLLVKSTVVMKDNLQELNAKGVAEKFPVLLGGAALTRSYVENDLAEVYEGDVSYARDAFEGLHKMDEIMAVKRGGAPDPDSPEAIAAREKAAERKARHERSKRIAEKRKAAEVPVELPERSDVATDIAVPSPPFWGNRIVKGVSLSDYSGLLDERALFLGQWGLRGQRSGDGPTYEELVETEGRPRLRYWLDRLSTEGILAHAAVVYGYFPAVSEGDDVVVLTDPTPDAEERFRFTFPRQHRDRFLCVADFVRSRTEAKETGQVDVFPMQLVTMGQPIADFANELFAANAYRDYLEVHGIGVQLTESLAEYWHQRVREELVLPGGHNVGEQDPSEVSGFFDLAYRGARYSFGYGACPNLEDRAKMVALLEPERIGVKLSEELQLHPEQSTDAFVLHHPEAKYFNV; translated from the coding sequence ATGTCTGCGCCATTTCACTCTGCCCTGCTCGATGCGTTGAACCAGCGCGTTGTCATCGGCGACGGAGCCATGGGCACCATGTTGCAGGCCGCGGACCTCACGCTCGACGACTTCCTCGGGCTCGAAGGCTGCAACGAAATTCTCAACGACACCCGCCCTGACGTGCTGAAAGAGATCCACCGCGCGTATTTCGAGGCCGGGGCCGACGCCGTCGAGACCAACACGTTCGGGTGCAACCTCCCCAACCTCGCCGATTACGACATTTCGGACCGTATCCGGGAACTGGCCGAGAAGGGCACCCGGCTGGCGCGTGAGGTCGCCGACGAGATGGGGCCGGGACGCGACGGCATGGGCCGCTTCGTCCTCGGCTCGATGGGCCCCGGAACCAAGTTGCCGACGCTCGGCCACGCGCCGTTCGCGATCCTGCGCGACGCCTACGCGGAGGCCGCGATGGGCATGATCGACGGGGGCGCCGACGCGATTCTCGTCGAGACCTGCCAGGACCTGCTGCAGGTGAAGGCGGCCATCCTGGGCAGTCAGCGGGCGATGGAGACGCTGGGGTCACGGCTCCCGATCATCACCCATGTCACGGTCGAGACCACCGGCACGATGCTGCTCGGCAGCGAGATCGGTGCCGCGCTGACCGCGCTCGAGCCGCTCGGCATCGACATGATCGGGCTCAACTGCGCGACCGGTCCCGCCGAGATGAGCGAACATCTCCGCCACCTGTCCAAGTACAGCTCCCTTCCCGTGTCGGTGATGCCCAACGCCGGACTGCCGCAGCTCGGCCCGAACGGCGCCGAGTACCCGCTCACCGCGGAGGAACTCGCCGAGGCGCTCAGCGGCTTCGTCACCGAGTTCGGTCTCGGTCTGGTCGGCGGCTGCTGCGGCACCACCCCGGAGCACATCCGTCAGGTCGCCGACGCGGTCCGCCTGGTCGAGAAGGCCGCGCGCAACCCGGTGCACGAGTCGGGGACGTCGTCGCTGTACACGGCGGTGCCGTTCGAGCAGGACGCCAGCATCCTGATGATCGGTGAGCGCACGAACTCCAACGGCTCCAAGGCATTTCGTGAGGCGATGATCGCCGAGGACTACCAGAAGTGCCTCGACATCGCGAAGGATCAGACCCGCGACGGCGCCCACATGCTCGACCTCAACGTCGACTACGTCGGACGCGACGGCGCGGCCGACATGGCCGCCCTCGCGAGCCGGTTCGCGACGTCGTCGACGCTGCCGATCATGCTCGACTCCACCGAGCCCGCGGTCCTGCAGGCCGGTCTCGAACACCTCGGCGGCCGGTGCGCCGTCAACTCCGTCAACTACGAGGACGGCGACGGACCGGACTCGCGGTTCCAGAAGATCATGCGGCTCGTCAAGGAGCACGGCGCCGCCGTCGTCGCGCTGACCATCGACGAGGAGGGCCAGGCCCGCACCGCCGAGCACAAGGTCCGCATCGCCGAGCGCCTGCTCGAAGACATCACCGTGAACTGGGGTCTCGACGAGTCCGACATCATCATCGACGCGCTGACCTTCCCGATCTCCACCGGTCAGGAGGAGGTCCGCCGCGACGGCATCGAGACGATCGAGGCGATCCGCGAACTGAAGAAGCGGCACCCGCGGGTGCACTTCACGCTCGGCGTGTCCAACATCTCGTTCGGCCTCAACCCGGCCGCCCGGCAGGTCCTGAACTCGGTGTTCCTGCACGAGTGCACAGAGGCGGGCCTGGACACGGCCATCGTGCACGCGTCGAAGATCCTGCCGATGGCGCGGATCCCCGACGAACAGCGCGAAACCGCACTCGACCTGGTCTACGACCGCCGTCGCGAGGGCTATGACCCGCTGCAGAAGCTGATGGAACTGTTCGAGGGCGTCTCGGCGGCGTCGGCGCGCGAATCCCGCGCTCAGGAACTGGCGGCGCTGCCGCTGTTCGAGCGGCTGGAACGGCGCATCGTCGACGGTGAGCGCAACGGCCTCGACGACGACCTCACCGCGGCGATGGAAGAGAAGCCGCCGCTCGCGATCATCAACGAGACCCTGCTGTCCGGCATGAAGACCGTCGGCGAACTCTTCGGGTCCGGGCAGATGCAGTTGCCGTTCGTGCTGCAGTCCGCCGAGGTGATGAAGGCGGCCGTGGCGTACCTCGAACCGCACATGGAGGCCACCGACGAGGACGGCAAGGGCCGCATCGTCATCGCCACCGTGAAGGGCGACGTCCACGACATCGGCAAGAACCTCGTCGACATCATCCTCAGTAACAACGGATACGACGTGGTGAACCTCGGCATCAAGCAGCCGATCGCCACCATCCTCGACGCGGCGATCGAGCAGAAGGCCGACGTCATCGGCATGTCCGGTCTGCTCGTGAAGTCCACCGTGGTGATGAAGGACAACCTGCAGGAACTCAACGCCAAGGGTGTCGCGGAGAAGTTCCCCGTCCTCCTCGGCGGTGCCGCGCTGACCCGCTCGTACGTGGAGAACGACCTGGCCGAGGTGTACGAGGGCGACGTCAGCTATGCGCGCGACGCGTTCGAGGGCCTGCACAAGATGGACGAGATCATGGCCGTCAAGCGGGGCGGCGCACCGGACCCGGACAGCCCGGAAGCGATCGCGGCCCGCGAGAAGGCGGCCGAACGTAAGGCCCGCCACGAGCGGTCCAAGCGGATCGCGGAGAAGCGCAAGGCCGCCGAGGTCCCGGTCGAGCTGCCGGAGCGGTCCGACGTGGCCACCGACATCGCGGTCCCGAGCCCGCCGTTCTGGGGCAACCGGATCGTGAAGGGCGTGTCGCTGTCGGACTACTCGGGCCTGCTCGACGAGCGCGCCCTGTTCCTCGGGCAGTGGGGCCTGCGCGGGCAGCGTTCCGGCGACGGTCCCACATACGAGGAACTGGTGGAGACCGAGGGCCGGCCCCGGCTGCGGTACTGGCTCGACCGGCTCAGCACCGAGGGAATCCTCGCGCACGCCGCGGTGGTGTACGGCTATTTCCCCGCCGTGTCCGAGGGTGACGACGTGGTCGTGCTCACCGACCCGACGCCCGACGCGGAGGAACGGTTCCGGTTCACGTTCCCGCGCCAGCACCGCGACCGGTTCCTGTGCGTCGCCGACTTCGTCCGGTCCCGCACCGAGGCGAAGGAGACCGGTCAGGTCGACGTGTTCCCGATGCAGCTGGTCACCATGGGGCAGCCGATCGCGGACTTCGCGAACGAACTGTTCGCCGCCAACGCGTACCGCGACTACCTCGAGGTGCACGGCATCGGCGTGCAGTTGACGGAGTCGCTGGCCGAGTACTGGCATCAGCGGGTCCGTGAGGAACTCGTGCTGCCCGGCGGCCACAACGTCGGCGAGCAGGATCCGTCGGAGGTGTCCGGATTCTTCGACCTCGCCTACCGCGGCGCCCGTTACTCCTTCGGGTACGGCGCCTGCCCCAACCTGGAGGACCGCGCGAAGATGGTCGCTCTCCTCGAACCGGAACGGATCGGTGTGAAATTGTCGGAGGAACTGCAGTTGCATCCCGAGCAGTCCACGGATGCATTCGTGCTGCACCACCCCGAAGCGAAGTACTTCAATGTCTGA
- a CDS encoding MFS transporter yields MTRNSSESLRSSLQRTALYAGGFLGPFGGGVVASILPEIGDDLGVSASAAAGSLTAYLLPFALLMLVSGTLGARWGQMRTVRIAYGVYLLSSLACFAAPTLPLFLGARVLQGCSNSFTTPLLLAALAASTPKKHLGRALGIFGAFQAAGQSSAPLVGGLAAEVDWRLAFLVIALVAAVLGLVGVPDSPPAEPGAARPRLRDALTPSVLRIGVVALLGWGALGGLSFLVAFRAEDVFGLSPTQRGLLLTGFGVAGILTARLVGGVIDKFGARAAVLIGAFGGAALVAAAGTVSLLPVVAVAWFAAGTAGQFILVGVNAAVLGSPGPNRGGAVSVVQALRFTGNALAPITLTPVYAVSPAAGFLLPALLLAVLAPLLMPRDRPPA; encoded by the coding sequence GTGACGAGGAACTCGTCCGAGTCGCTTCGTTCCTCGCTCCAGCGCACGGCGCTCTACGCCGGCGGTTTCCTCGGCCCGTTCGGCGGCGGGGTGGTCGCCTCGATCCTTCCCGAGATCGGTGACGACCTCGGCGTGAGCGCGTCCGCCGCGGCAGGGTCGCTGACGGCGTACCTGCTGCCGTTCGCGTTGCTGATGCTGGTGTCGGGCACCCTGGGCGCCCGGTGGGGGCAGATGCGGACCGTGCGGATCGCGTACGGCGTCTATCTGCTGTCGTCGCTGGCCTGCTTCGCGGCGCCGACGCTGCCGCTCTTCCTCGGCGCGCGCGTGCTTCAGGGATGTTCCAACTCGTTCACGACGCCGCTGCTGCTGGCCGCGCTCGCCGCCTCGACGCCGAAGAAGCACCTCGGCCGGGCGCTGGGGATCTTCGGTGCCTTCCAGGCCGCGGGTCAGTCGAGCGCGCCGCTCGTCGGCGGCCTCGCGGCGGAGGTCGACTGGCGGCTCGCGTTCCTCGTCATCGCCCTCGTGGCCGCGGTGCTCGGTCTGGTCGGTGTTCCCGACAGCCCGCCCGCCGAGCCGGGGGCGGCGCGCCCGCGACTGCGGGACGCCCTCACCCCGTCGGTGCTGAGGATCGGGGTGGTCGCGCTCCTCGGCTGGGGCGCACTCGGTGGGCTGAGCTTCCTGGTCGCGTTCCGCGCCGAGGACGTGTTCGGCCTGAGCCCCACCCAGCGCGGCCTGCTGCTCACCGGGTTCGGCGTCGCCGGCATCCTCACCGCACGCCTCGTCGGCGGTGTCATCGACAAGTTCGGGGCCCGAGCCGCCGTGTTGATCGGCGCGTTCGGCGGGGCGGCTCTCGTCGCCGCCGCCGGGACAGTCTCGCTCCTCCCGGTCGTGGCGGTGGCGTGGTTCGCGGCCGGAACCGCAGGTCAGTTCATCCTGGTCGGCGTCAACGCCGCGGTGCTCGGGTCGCCGGGCCCGAACCGGGGCGGCGCGGTGTCCGTCGTGCAGGCGCTGCGGTTCACCGGCAACGCGCTCGCGCCGATCACCCTCACCCCGGTGTACGCGGTCTCGCCCGCCGCCGGCTTCCTTCTGCCGGCCCTGCTCCTCGCCGTGCTGGCCCCATTGCTGATGCCCCGCGACCGGCCACCTGCCTGA
- a CDS encoding pseudouridine synthase: protein MAGAPLPVRGGLGPDRIRMPAGLGARTVAEFLVDTYPDERAHWLSLIDAGDVVDEHGRVVDRGTRYAPTRFVYFYRDPAPEIPVPFEIDVLHRDDHLVVIDKPHFLATIPRGAHITETAVVRLRRALDLPDLTPAHRLDRMTAGVLVFLIRPEDRRAYQELFVSQQVTKEYEAVAGHDPALEFPRTIRSRIVKEHGIMTATEEPGEPNSETVVDLIESRDGRARYRLLPKTGRTHQLRLHMSSLGLPIEGDNYYPDFRRSEPGDFSTPLRLLARAIEFTDPRSGRVRRFESRRTLGW, encoded by the coding sequence GTGGCCGGGGCACCGCTGCCGGTCCGGGGCGGTCTCGGTCCCGATCGCATCCGGATGCCGGCAGGGCTCGGCGCGAGGACCGTCGCCGAATTCCTGGTCGACACGTACCCGGACGAGCGGGCGCACTGGCTGTCGCTGATCGACGCCGGGGATGTCGTCGACGAACACGGCAGGGTGGTCGACCGCGGCACCCGCTATGCGCCGACCCGGTTCGTGTACTTCTACCGCGACCCCGCACCCGAGATCCCGGTTCCGTTCGAGATCGACGTCCTCCACCGCGACGACCACCTCGTGGTGATCGACAAACCCCATTTCCTCGCGACCATCCCGCGGGGCGCGCACATCACCGAGACGGCGGTCGTGCGGCTGCGGCGTGCGCTCGACCTCCCCGATCTCACGCCGGCGCACCGGCTCGACCGGATGACGGCCGGTGTGCTGGTGTTCCTGATCCGGCCCGAAGACCGCCGGGCCTATCAGGAACTGTTCGTCTCCCAGCAGGTCACCAAGGAATACGAGGCCGTCGCCGGACACGATCCCGCGCTGGAGTTTCCGCGCACCATCCGCAGCCGCATCGTCAAGGAACACGGGATCATGACCGCCACGGAGGAGCCCGGGGAACCGAACAGCGAAACCGTCGTCGACCTCATCGAGAGCCGGGACGGCCGCGCCCGCTACCGGCTGCTGCCGAAGACCGGCCGCACGCACCAACTGCGGCTGCACATGTCGTCGCTGGGTCTGCCGATCGAGGGCGACAACTACTACCCGGACTTCCGCCGATCCGAACCCGGCGACTTTTCGACGCCGCTGCGGTTGCTGGCGCGGGCCATCGAGTTCACCGATCCCCGTTCGGGCCGGGTCCGCCGGTTCGAGAGTCGCCGCACACTCGGGTGGTGA